A genomic region of Raphanus sativus cultivar WK10039 unplaced genomic scaffold, ASM80110v3 Scaffold2588, whole genome shotgun sequence contains the following coding sequences:
- the LOC130505798 gene encoding uncharacterized protein LOC130505798, giving the protein MSNLASLPPSILHKILSKVATLHIWDFGSARIAFSGVNQIGRDDYLYRSADLIHFDDWINEVNAVRKFRLLCYQAGNLEAIYLRGMYEFFYLHLLDQGREKIHLAAERRLLLAKYVDGMLNLAFSVDDGGLVHNYPNFSREFVDRMYYMIRNNNPQPIGVMKNVRCLCLYWKE; this is encoded by the coding sequence ATGTCGAACTTGGCTTCTCTCCCTCCTTCCATCCTCCATAAGATTCTCTCAAAGGTAGCAACACTTCACATCTGGGACTTCGGTAGTGCAAGAATTGCTTTCTCCGGGGTTAATCAAATCGGCAGAGATGACTACTTATATCGATCTGCTGATCTCATTCACTTCGATGATTGGATTAATGAGGTTAATGCTGTAAGAAAATTCCGACTTCTGTGCTACCAAGCCGGTAATCTAGAGGCCATCTACTTGCGCGGTATGTATGAGTTCTTCTACCTCCATTTACTTGATCAAGGAAGAGAGAAAATCCATCTTGCTGCTGAGAGAAGATTGTTGTTGGCCAAGTATGTAGATGGAATGCTCAACTTAGCGTTTAGTGTAGATGATGGAGGGTTGGTTCACAACTATCCTAACTTTAGTCGTGAATTTGTTGATCGGATGTATTACATGATCAGGAATAATAATCCTCAGCCCATTGGGGTTATGAAAAACGTGAGGTGTTTATGTCTATACTGGAAAGAATAA
- the LOC130505796 gene encoding uncharacterized protein LOC130505796 — protein sequence MHVRHNIDVMHVEKNVSDAILSILMQSSKSKDGLKARKDLADIGIRSHLHTEVRSSKTYLPPASYWLSKKEKTIFCKRLSQFRGPDGYCGNIANSVSVNPPNLGSLKSHDHHVLVQNLLPAALRGLLHSGPRIAINRLCSYFNRLCQRIIDPEKLILMETEFVETMCQLERFFPPSLFDIMFHLPIHLSKEARLGGPVHFRWMYPFERYMKTLKAFVKNYARPEACMAEGYLAGECVAFCLEFLQDLVQVQEPVNRNEDIEADRVVVEGRPLQKGVKVTLSDKDRDIAHRYVLMNMASMDPYVEMHLEELQANDARCARNETLLWKHHTE from the exons ATGCATGTTCGTCATAATATTGACGTTATGCACGTTGAAAAGAATGTGTCGGATGCTATACTGTCTATCTTGATGCAAAGTTCGAAGTCAAAAGATGGTTTGAAAGCAAGAAAAGACTTAGCAGATATTGGAATCAGAAGTCACTTGCACACAGAGGTTAGGAGTTCGAAAACATACTTACCTCCAGCATCGTATTGGCTATCGAAGAAAGAGAAGACCATTTTCTGCAAAAGGTTATCTCAGTTTAGAGGTCCTGATGGTTATTGTGGAAATATTGCAAATAGTGTTTCAGTTAACCCTCCTAATTTAGGTAGTTTAAAGTCGCATGATCATCACGTGCTAGTACAGAACTTGTTACCAGCTGCATTAAGAGGGTTGTTGCATAGTGGTCCTAGGATTGCCATTAACAGATTATGCAGCTACTTTAACAGGTTGTGCCAACGCATCATTGACCCGGAGAAACTTATATTAATGGAGACAGAGTTTGTGGAAACAATGTGTCAACTGGAGCGCTTCTTCCCTCCATCTCTTTTTGATATCATGTTCCACCTTCCAATACATCTCTCAAAAGAGGCACGCTTGGGAGGACCAGTTCACTTCCGCTGGATGTATCCATTTGAAAG GTACATGAAAACACTAAAGGCCTTTGTTAAGAATTATGCAAGGCCAGAAGCATGTATGGCTGAGGGGTATTTAGCTGGAGAATGTGTTGCATTTTGTTTAGAGTTCCTTCAAGATTTAGTACAAGTTCAAGAACCAGTTAATCGTAATGAAGATATTGAGGCTGATAGAGTCGTGGTTGAAGGTCGACCTCTGCAGAAGGGAGTAAAGGTCACCCTTTCAGATAAAGATAGAGACATTGCTCATCGCTATGTGCTAATGAACATGGCATCTATGGATCCCTATGTTGA GATGCATTTAGAAGAATTACAAGCTAATGATGCTCGATGTGCTAGAAATGAAACTCTGCTGTGGAAACACCATACTGAGTAG